The Persephonella hydrogeniphila genome has a window encoding:
- the atpD gene encoding F0F1 ATP synthase subunit beta produces MADNKGKIVQVVGPVVDVEFETEELPEIRWALKTERIAIDDRGNETKEDLYLEVAQHLGEKRVRTIAYGPTDGLVRGQEVESIGGPLQIPVGKPVLGRIFNVVGQPIDDAGPVEAEEKWPIFRPAPSFEEQSTKVEIFETGIKVIDLLVPFIKGGKVGLFGGAGVGKTVLMQELIHNIAKFHSGYSVVVGVGERTREGNDLWMEMKESGVLPYTAMVYGQMNEPPGVRFRVAQTGLTMAEYFRDVEKQDVLIFIDNIFRFVQAGAEVSTLLGRLPSAVGYQPTLGTDVGEVQERITSTVNGSITSIQAVYVPADDITDPAPASVFAHLDATIVLQRRLAELGIYPAIDPLESTSKALAPEYVGEEHYYVAREVQRILQRYKELQEIIAILGMEELSEEDKALVYRARKLQRFLAQKFHVAEQFTGQPGDYVKREDTIKSFKEVVEGKWDHLPEQAFYMVADIEDAKRKAEEMQAKQG; encoded by the coding sequence TTTAAAAACAGAAAGAATCGCTATTGATGACAGGGGAAATGAAACAAAAGAAGATCTTTATCTTGAAGTGGCACAGCATCTTGGAGAAAAAAGAGTAAGAACAATAGCATACGGACCAACAGATGGTCTTGTAAGGGGACAGGAAGTCGAGAGTATCGGAGGTCCTCTGCAGATACCTGTTGGTAAACCGGTTCTTGGAAGGATATTTAATGTTGTAGGACAGCCTATTGATGATGCTGGTCCTGTAGAAGCTGAAGAGAAATGGCCTATATTCAGACCAGCTCCATCTTTTGAAGAGCAATCAACAAAAGTTGAGATATTTGAAACTGGTATTAAAGTTATAGATCTTCTTGTTCCATTTATCAAAGGTGGAAAAGTAGGATTATTCGGTGGTGCAGGAGTTGGAAAAACTGTTCTTATGCAGGAGCTTATTCACAACATAGCGAAATTTCACTCCGGTTACTCAGTTGTTGTTGGTGTTGGAGAGAGAACAAGGGAAGGGAACGACCTGTGGATGGAGATGAAAGAATCTGGAGTTCTCCCGTATACAGCTATGGTATATGGACAGATGAACGAACCTCCAGGAGTTAGATTTAGGGTTGCACAGACCGGTCTAACAATGGCTGAATATTTTAGGGATGTTGAAAAGCAAGACGTTCTTATATTTATAGATAATATATTCAGATTTGTTCAGGCAGGTGCAGAAGTTTCCACACTCCTCGGAAGACTTCCATCTGCTGTTGGATACCAGCCTACTCTCGGAACAGACGTAGGTGAGGTTCAGGAAAGGATCACATCAACAGTTAACGGATCTATTACATCTATTCAGGCTGTTTATGTTCCTGCTGATGATATCACAGATCCAGCTCCTGCCTCTGTTTTTGCACATCTTGATGCTACTATCGTTCTTCAGAGAAGACTTGCAGAGCTTGGTATATATCCGGCGATTGATCCATTAGAGTCTACATCAAAAGCTCTTGCTCCTGAGTATGTAGGAGAGGAACACTACTATGTTGCAAGGGAAGTTCAGAGAATCCTCCAGAGATATAAAGAACTTCAGGAGATTATCGCTATTCTTGGTATGGAGGAACTTTCAGAGGAAGATAAGGCTCTCGTTTACAGAGCAAGAAAACTCCAGAGGTTCCTTGCACAGAAATTCCACGTTGCAGAACAGTTTACAGGTCAGCCCGGTGATTATGTAAAAAGGGAAGACACTATAAAATCCTTCAAAGAGGTTGTTGAAGGAAAATGGGATCATCTCCCAGAACAGGCCTTCTATATGGTTGCTGATATAGAAGATGCAAAAAGAAAAGCTGAAGAGATGCAGGCTAAACAGGGATAA
- a CDS encoding EAL domain-containing protein, giving the protein MKYSVIEPQLKNIFQKFYEDVLSDQFLRTFFESEEQIKNLIEKQIQNFKDTLREDEKQIEIRYYNLGVLHYDLKIPFINLMSGVDFIKNEIYRYLYDKKLLDEYFFDISSLFEKIKNSLAKAYLDKALDDIVVGFNPEYTRYKFFEYHLQWLEKLKDVAKSFDKNRIPELNSKYCNLGRWLNSREFELVCGDSKKCHLINELHEIIHNTGKSLVYYIFHKKYVEAYLLFKTLNGLSLKIMNELYEVYLNYLNNKEERFLYYLSREIEKIKNGFLIVVNIRRLKAINEIYGKKAGDYILETVEKLIKDGFIKDDILIKGISGEFFIFSEDDKKNLKKRLKELKKSIEGYKKFPINIKVVIGTAQIPEGLNLSPEEIRKVLGIVRDKAKSGDGFYFADSKEVEKEIIPQINIQLKDLEFLNRAISEKKVELFFQPVVNLKLGDTYGFEALVRIKKGSGYISAGSFIDIVHRLGLSVDLDKVVLEKITEYADKIGKITDVVFVNVNPESLKSESFINILIKSMKALKRKNVKLIVELTEQSFLKNIDIIKFLHDEFGVSFAVDDFGTGYSSLKTVIDLADSGLIEILKIDGTLIKGMEYSGKNRKIVRLISSMSKNLKMKTVAEFIENRELINSVREMGITLGQGYALGKPQPIDNFISD; this is encoded by the coding sequence TTGAAATACTCTGTTATAGAGCCCCAGCTTAAAAATATATTTCAAAAATTTTACGAAGATGTTCTTTCAGATCAGTTTCTCAGAACATTCTTCGAATCAGAAGAGCAGATAAAAAATCTTATAGAGAAACAGATACAGAATTTTAAAGATACACTTAGAGAAGATGAAAAACAGATAGAGATAAGGTACTACAATCTGGGAGTTCTCCATTACGATCTTAAAATACCTTTTATTAATCTGATGTCAGGTGTTGATTTTATAAAAAATGAGATTTACAGGTATCTTTACGATAAGAAACTTTTAGATGAGTACTTTTTTGATATCAGCTCTCTATTTGAAAAAATAAAAAATAGTCTTGCAAAAGCCTATCTTGATAAAGCCCTTGATGATATAGTTGTAGGATTTAATCCTGAATATACCCGGTATAAATTTTTTGAGTACCATCTACAATGGCTGGAAAAACTAAAAGATGTTGCAAAATCTTTTGATAAGAACAGGATACCTGAACTGAACAGTAAGTACTGTAATTTGGGAAGATGGTTAAACTCAAGAGAGTTTGAGCTTGTATGTGGAGATAGTAAGAAATGTCATCTGATAAATGAACTTCATGAGATAATACACAATACAGGAAAGAGTCTTGTTTATTATATTTTCCACAAAAAGTATGTTGAAGCCTATCTGCTTTTTAAAACGTTAAACGGACTCTCTTTAAAAATAATGAATGAGCTTTACGAGGTATACCTTAACTATCTGAATAACAAAGAAGAAAGATTTCTGTACTATCTTTCAAGAGAGATAGAAAAAATAAAAAACGGATTTCTGATAGTTGTAAATATAAGAAGACTTAAGGCTATTAATGAGATTTATGGAAAGAAAGCTGGAGATTATATATTAGAAACGGTTGAAAAACTTATAAAAGACGGATTTATAAAAGATGATATCCTGATAAAAGGTATATCCGGTGAGTTTTTTATATTCTCCGAAGATGATAAGAAAAATCTGAAAAAAAGATTAAAAGAGCTAAAAAAAAGTATAGAGGGTTATAAAAAATTTCCGATAAATATAAAGGTTGTAATTGGGACGGCGCAGATTCCTGAAGGCCTTAATCTGTCCCCTGAGGAGATAAGGAAAGTTTTAGGTATAGTAAGGGACAAAGCTAAGTCTGGAGATGGTTTTTATTTTGCTGATTCGAAAGAGGTAGAAAAAGAAATAATTCCTCAGATAAATATCCAGTTAAAGGATTTAGAGTTTTTAAACAGGGCTATATCAGAAAAAAAAGTTGAGCTGTTTTTCCAGCCAGTTGTGAACCTGAAGTTAGGAGATACTTATGGTTTTGAAGCTTTAGTCAGAATAAAAAAAGGTAGTGGTTATATATCGGCAGGCTCTTTTATAGATATTGTGCACAGATTAGGGTTAAGTGTAGATCTGGATAAGGTAGTGTTAGAAAAGATAACAGAGTATGCAGATAAAATAGGGAAAATAACAGATGTAGTTTTTGTAAATGTTAATCCAGAATCCTTAAAATCAGAAAGTTTTATAAATATTTTAATAAAAAGTATGAAGGCATTGAAAAGGAAAAATGTAAAGCTTATTGTTGAACTTACAGAACAGTCTTTTCTCAAAAATATAGATATTATCAAATTTCTGCATGATGAGTTCGGTGTATCTTTTGCAGTTGATGATTTTGGGACAGGGTATTCTTCTCTCAAAACAGTTATAGATCTTGCAGATTCAGGTTTGATAGAGATACTGAAAATTGATGGAACACTTATTAAAGGAATGGAGTATTCTGGGAAAAACAGAAAGATAGTCAGACTGATATCTTCTATGTCAAAAAATCTGAAGATGAAAACTGTAGCGGAATTTATAGAAAACAGGGAGCTGATAAACAGTGTAAGGGAGATGGGTATAACACTTGGACAGGGCTATGCCCTCGGGAAACCGCAACCTATTGACAATTTTATTTCTGATTAA
- the tsaD gene encoding tRNA (adenosine(37)-N6)-threonylcarbamoyltransferase complex transferase subunit TsaD, with protein sequence MIILGIETSCDDTGVSVFHSEKGILSNVVSSQVKLHAQWGGVYPDLAAREHTKNIIPVLDNALKEAGIDLLDIDGIAVTVAPGLIVSLVIGISAAKALKWSLKKPLIPVHHIEAHIFAIFLSEEVEFPFVALVVSGGHTELYIIKGFEDYLYLGGTLDDAAGEAYDKVARMLGLGYPGGPIIDKLAKEGKEVIKFPRPLLGEKGKNRFNFSFSGLKSAVMREIEKKIYRKEDIARSFQEAVVDVLVGKTVDAVEEFGIKNVVVAGGVSANSRLREKFLKEGKRKNFSVHFPPLYLCTDNAAMIAYTGYRRLKEKGTTIGYDFEGKARLRLDRFVQYINQK encoded by the coding sequence ATGATAATACTCGGAATAGAGACCTCCTGTGATGACACAGGGGTTTCTGTTTTTCACTCTGAGAAAGGAATTTTATCAAATGTTGTTTCCTCACAGGTAAAATTACATGCCCAGTGGGGAGGAGTTTATCCAGATCTTGCAGCAAGAGAGCACACAAAAAATATCATTCCTGTTCTTGACAATGCGCTAAAAGAAGCTGGCATTGACCTTTTAGATATTGATGGGATAGCTGTTACAGTAGCTCCAGGTCTTATTGTTTCTCTTGTTATAGGAATATCAGCAGCAAAAGCTTTAAAATGGAGTTTGAAAAAGCCTTTAATTCCGGTACACCATATTGAAGCACATATATTTGCTATCTTTCTGTCTGAAGAAGTTGAGTTTCCATTTGTAGCCCTTGTTGTTTCAGGAGGACATACAGAACTCTATATTATCAAGGGGTTTGAGGATTATTTGTACCTTGGAGGAACCCTTGATGATGCAGCAGGAGAAGCTTATGACAAAGTTGCAAGGATGCTTGGTCTTGGATATCCCGGAGGACCTATAATAGACAAACTTGCAAAGGAAGGAAAAGAAGTTATAAAGTTCCCCAGACCTCTATTAGGAGAAAAAGGAAAAAATAGATTTAATTTTTCTTTTTCAGGTCTAAAAAGTGCCGTTATGAGAGAGATAGAGAAAAAAATCTACAGAAAAGAAGATATAGCACGCTCTTTTCAGGAAGCTGTTGTTGATGTTCTTGTAGGAAAGACAGTAGATGCAGTGGAAGAATTTGGTATAAAAAATGTTGTTGTAGCCGGCGGTGTGTCTGCGAACTCAAGATTGAGGGAAAAATTTCTTAAAGAAGGAAAGAGAAAAAACTTCTCTGTCCATTTTCCTCCACTGTATCTATGCACAGACAATGCAGCTATGATAGCCTATACCGGATACAGGAGACTTAAAGAAAAGGGAACTACTATAGGATACGATTTTGAAGGAAAAGCACGGCTGAGACTTGACAGATTTGTACAGTACATTAATCAGAAATAA
- a CDS encoding S41 family peptidase — MKSRLSLVAGILLIFIAGLSFGINAKTEDKLKQDLELLNIYTDVLKIVKELYVEPVETKKLIYGSLRGMMSSLDPYSTFFAPDEFKEFTTETHGEFGGLGIEITMENHKLIIVAPIEDTPAWKAGLKPGDIIIEIDGEPTDKMSLMEAVKKMRGKPGTKVTLTIWRKGLEKPFKVTITRAIIKIKSVKTKELEKGKIGYIRLTQFQENSTEDFKKALLKFKNKEGIIIDLRNNPGGLLSTAVMIADMLLKKGDMIVYTKGRTPRSNEEYFSKNDPVIPLDIPIVVIVNKGSASASEILTGALKDNNRAIAVGDKTFGKASVQTLIPLPDGSGIKLTTAHYYTPSGKLIMNKGITPDIVVHVTEKEEMERLKAEREAKIHGKKVKIKDPQLDTAINAIKILNFARKAER, encoded by the coding sequence GGATTTAGAGCTTTTAAATATCTATACAGATGTTTTAAAGATAGTTAAAGAACTTTATGTAGAACCTGTTGAAACTAAAAAACTGATATACGGCTCGTTAAGGGGAATGATGAGCTCTCTTGATCCATATTCAACATTTTTTGCCCCTGACGAGTTTAAAGAGTTCACAACAGAAACCCACGGAGAGTTTGGGGGACTCGGAATAGAGATAACGATGGAGAACCATAAACTAATCATTGTTGCCCCTATAGAGGATACACCTGCATGGAAGGCAGGACTGAAACCCGGAGATATCATAATAGAGATTGATGGAGAACCTACAGATAAGATGTCCCTCATGGAAGCTGTCAAAAAAATGAGGGGAAAACCGGGAACAAAAGTAACTCTGACAATATGGAGAAAAGGATTAGAGAAACCATTTAAGGTGACGATAACAAGGGCTATTATAAAGATAAAAAGTGTAAAAACAAAAGAGTTAGAAAAAGGGAAGATAGGTTATATAAGACTTACCCAGTTTCAGGAAAATTCTACAGAAGACTTCAAAAAAGCCCTGCTAAAATTTAAAAACAAAGAGGGAATTATTATAGACCTCAGAAACAACCCGGGAGGTCTGCTTTCTACTGCTGTTATGATCGCAGATATGCTTCTGAAAAAAGGTGATATGATAGTTTACACAAAGGGAAGAACTCCAAGATCTAATGAGGAGTATTTCTCCAAAAATGATCCTGTGATTCCTTTAGATATCCCGATTGTTGTTATAGTAAATAAAGGTTCTGCAAGTGCCTCTGAAATTCTTACAGGGGCTCTAAAGGATAATAACAGAGCTATCGCTGTAGGAGATAAAACATTTGGAAAAGCATCTGTACAGACATTAATCCCCCTCCCTGATGGCTCAGGAATAAAACTCACAACAGCTCATTACTACACACCAAGCGGAAAGTTGATAATGAATAAAGGAATAACACCGGATATTGTTGTCCATGTTACAGAAAAAGAAGAAATGGAAAGACTGAAAGCAGAAAGAGAGGCAAAAATACACGGTAAAAAAGTAAAGATAAAAGACCCTCAGCTTGACACAGCTATAAATGCAATAAAGATACTGAATTTTGCAAGAAAAGCCGAAAGATGA